Below is a genomic region from Choristoneura fumiferana chromosome 30, NRCan_CFum_1, whole genome shotgun sequence.
AGTGTGGCCACCACAGATACACATTTGATCATCCAGGCTTTCTGCCCGAGAATGAGTGGCGCTTCAGACGCCACACACTAAACAACAAAGATTAAATTGATTAAGCAGTAAGTAGTAGCTACATATTACGGTACATGCTTCATCAACCATCTCTCCGCCAATCGCCGCCTCACCGTATGGAGATTGCATttgaatatatcaatatctataGTTCCTCCGCCACGCCACGTCGTTCAGACTGCGACAAGCTCGCCTCAAAAAACTATTTGTCCTGTATTTGGTCGCACCTAACTTGAGTGAAATGGGTGGATGGTATCTTTTGGATCTATTAGGGGTATTGAAGgatatacaatacaacaaaTCGAGGCAATCAACCTTACCTCTAGTAATACTGAGGGCATAGACGACGTCCGCTATCTCTCGTCGTTTGTGCAACGGAATAAGATGATgctgataataatatatgtagcCTTCACTATCTGAATCCGGTATAGGGCTGGAACTGCTCACGTCTCCTGAATCATCTGTACAATATTAgcaaaataatgctgacgcaaatgatttTGCATCATAACAGCTATAAAACCTGTGTTCTCGGCCCGGTGGGACTTGCTACTCATGTGGAGATGGATACAACCCCACCCCATCCATATACCAACCTTCAGCCGAGATGgctgctatttttatttttttaattttgaatggaCCATACTAACACTGGGTCATAGGACATCGTTACTAACACGGGTCAAAGATCAGTCGGTTGACGTGGTGCGTCGTGATCGTGCAGCGGACGGGGCCGCGGGCCTGGGCAGCACGGCGGTGGTGGGCGCGGTGCTGGGCGCGAAGGCGGCGGCGCAGCTGGCGGCGGCGCcgtgggcggcgcgcgcggTGTGCGggggggcgcggcgcgcgcgctggcggcgggcgcggcgctgctgGCGGGCGCGGCCCTGCTGCTGGcgcgctgcgcgggcgcgggcgcggcctgcgcgggggcggcgcgcgcgctgcacgGGGCCGGCTCCGCGCTGACCGGCGTGGCCGGCCTGGCGCTGTGCGCCGCCACGCCGCACCGGCTGCCGGCGCTGCTGGGCGCCGTCGCTCTCGGTACCCCCCTCCCTCTAGACGACCTCACGGTTCACGGGCTCACGTTATCTCCGACTGTTGGCGTTGGGCGCCATGAATCTCGGTGCCAGCCTCTCACTAAATCGGATGAGCATTTCGATAACTTTAGGTACATTTCTGTGAATCATCAAATGTAGCGGATACTACCTGGTAATTTGACATGGCTGAAGAGAAGAGACATAGTACATCCCAgtaaaacgtagtggttatatgctCTTTGCATCCCAGGTTTGAACAAATCAAGGATCACAATCAAGCCAATAGCTATATAGCTTGTGTGTatagttttaaacttttgtgattttcactcatagtcaaaatatcacaatcgggacttatcacgctataaTACACGAGTAATTttaacctcgacgtttcaaccacattaaaTGGCCGCGGCGTGGTGGTTACGAGTAGGTAGGCTGAAGTCGAAGTGTAAGGTGtcagcagcgcgagtccttcgaactacccgcacttgatcacaaaaagaAGCGGTACTCGTATTTTGAACAGGTGTGTAATGAACAACACAacggtataacaacatttgatataattccaaacgatataacaacatttgatataatttcaaaggataggagcttcacagaacttttttataaaataaacctaacctaaccgaaagtacatcaaatcgaattaataacaatataaataagtttGGTTGAATATGGATACTTAAGTCCCGATTGTGAATTTTGACTACATACAATCAAGTTACAAGCCAGCTCTTGCAGTTCAAGAGTCTGCTAAAATCTGTTGGATTAATTTGAAGACACCTTTTAGAAAGCGCTATGTGTTACCTATGTCAACCTATGTGGAgctgtgtttgtgtgtgtgcagTCCGTgctaaccccccccccccaggtGTCCTGGTGGGCTACCCGACGGGCGGGCTGCTGCCACCCGCGTGGAGCTTCCCGCTGCTGGCCGCCGCGCTGCTCGCCGACCTCGGTGCGTGTGGTTTGAATTTTGGATTGCCCCGCTCCATTATCGCTCGCTTTTGTCAATAATTTGAAGTAATCCATTTACCTATATCTCCGTATGTATTTCCCCTGAAACGAATGATATCGGGCGTTTATACGCGAAAACCTTGCTTGGTGTTAACGAAAGGACGAAAGGGTATGCAGGTTCATTTGTCTTTCTGAATGGAGGAGGCGCTTCAGAGGTCCTCGTCAGTGTTATGCTTTCACCCCGCGATGGAGACGCGCTAACCAAATGGTCTTGAAATTCTCCTTGTGGTTCTGTAGACCTACCTACGTCGCTGCTAATACTTTCTTTATTATGATTAAAGCTTTACAATACGTATTTTTACGTAAAGAGGAATACAATCGGGTGAGTTTAAGTTTGCATGTGTACCTAGATATTATATAACTAATATATATGCTAAATATAAGTGATCCTCCTCTTCTGTctaataaatggagtataaagTCTCTCTCTACTTACCTAAGTAAAGGGTCAGGGAAACATTGAGACGCGTTACTTCGGGTAACCGAAGCCAACAGCGTCCGAATATTTCAGGAACGTTCCGTTCTAGTTTTCCAGAAATGTTGCCAGGTGAACTTCGCACGCGACGGGCACGAAATCCCGCTCCTCTACATTGACGAATGCAGCATTTTAGAAGTTACGTTCGACTGGCCGCTTACCGCTGAAGATGGTGGGTAGAGAGACCAGGGTCTGAGTTGCGTCTCAGAGTGAACTGCCTACTTTGCGCGCTCGAAACACTTCGTTGGATCATTTAGGCGATCGCAAAATGTCTTTttttgtgcgtgcgtgcgtccgtgcacgtgtgtgtgtgtgtgtgtgtgtgtgtgattttgCTTTCATTCTTTCCCCAAAAACACGTCGTTACCCCAAAAGTGTTCATGCGTATGTTTGTGCAGCCGATGGCAATGCGCGCGGGCGTgtggggcggggcgggggcggggggcgggggcggggacGCGGCGACGCGGCGGGGCCATGCGCGGGCGCCGTGCTGCTGACGACCTGCGTCATGGCGGCGCTCGAGCCCACGCTGCCGCCCTGGATCCGGGAGCGCTTTCACCCGCAGGTACCGACTGATGCTCTCCCAGCGGCCGGAGTGGTAATGGTAATTATAaacctaagtaggtataatagtaCAGCACCATTAGGATGAGGCTATCGTCGGCTCCGGGCGAGTAAAATTTTTTCAGTTTACTTACGTTGCTGGTACATTAGGCAAAAACCGACGGCTAAAGTTTGTAATGTGATGCCTTTAAAGTTATAACGCGCGGGTGCTCGCGATTGAATATAAGTATTTCCTTCTACTCTCATCGTAAACCATTTGACAGGAAGAAGTAGCGAAAGTAAATTGTGGTGCCGAGGAGGACTGATTGTTGGTGTCTGATTCAGAGGCGTCACTAGgatgaaaatataatatataggtatatacctGTGGTATTCTCAGGTGTAGATTCCAGGTGAGGCTCTGGATAATACTTTAGGGGCCCGCCAACTCACAGTCCACCCCTCGATATATTTCTACTTGGACATTTAATAAGCtattaaaaagtacctacctacttggtTCGTGGCGCCAGTTTGCTTTGCAGTTGTCAGTCTCAATGCCTTGCTATGGTGGTTATGGATGGTTAGTGATGTACCATATCTCGTTTGTGGCGCAGCGCTGGGTGACAGGACTAGTGTTCGTGCCGGACAGCGTGGGCTACGTGCTGGCGACAGCGTggtgcggcggcgcggcgcgcgcgctgggcGCCGAGCGAGTGGCGCTGAGCGGCCAGCTGGCCGTCGCACTGGCCGCGCTGGCACTGCCCGCCGCGCCCGAGGTGAGTGCggcccgcgctgggcgccgAGCGAGTGGCGCTGAGCGGCCAGCTGGCCGTCGCACTGGCCGCGCTGGCACTGCCCGCCGCGCCCGAGGTGAGTGCGGCACGCGCTGGGCGCCGAGCGAGTGGCGCTGAGCGGCCAGCTGGCCGTCGCACTGGCCGCGCTGGCACTGCCCGCCGCGCCCGAGGTGAGTGCGGCCCGCGCGCTGGGCGCCGAGCGAGTGGCGCTGAGCGGCCAGCTGGCCGTCGCACTGGCCGCGCTGGCACTGCCCGCCGCGCCCGAGGTGAGTGCGGCCGCGCGCTGGGCGCCGAGCGAGTGGCGCTGAGCGGCCAGCTGGCCGTCGCACTGGCCGCGCTGGCACTGCCCGCCGCGCCCGAGGTGAGTGCGGCACGCGCTGGGCGCCGAGCGAGTGGCGCTGAGCGGCCAGCTGGCCGTCGCACTGGCCGCGCTGGCACTGCCCGCCGCGCCCGAGGTGAGTGCGGCACGCGCTGGGCGCCGAGCGAGTGGCGCTGAGCGGCCAGCTGGCCGTCGCACTGGCCGCGCTGGCACTGCCCGCCGCGCCCGAGGTGAGTGCGGCACGCGCTGGGCGCCGAGCGAGTGGCGCTGAGCGGCCAGCTGGCCGTCGCACTGGCCGCGCTGGCACTGCCCGCCGCGCCCGAGGTGAGTGCGGCCCGCGCGCTGGGCGCCGAGCGAGTGGCGCTGAGCGGCCAGCTGGCCGTCGCACTGGCCGCGCTGGCACTGCCCGCCGCGCCCGAGGTGAGTGCGGCCGCGCGCTGGGCGCCGAGCGAGTGGCGCTGAGCGGCCAGCTGGCCGTCGCACTGGCCGCGCTGGCACTGCCCGCCGCGCCCGAGGTGAGTGCGGGCGTGGCGTGTCTGACGGGTCCCCTCGTGTCGTGTGCAGGTGTGGTGGCTGTGCGGGCCGCACTTGGCGCTGGGCGGCGGGCTGGGCGCGGTGGACGCGGCGCTGGTGCcggcgctgctggcgcgcgcTCCCCGGCGCGTGCCGCAGCGGGCCGCGCTGGTGCAGGCCGCCGCTAGCGCCGCGTACGTGCTGGGTGAGTGTCACTGAGCTGTTGGTGTCGTGTGCAATGTGCCGCCACTGTACTGTACGGGCCGTGTGCGCAGGGCCGGTGCTGGGCGGGCTGCTGGCGTGGCGCGCAGGTTTCCCGACGGCGCTGCGCGTGCTGGGCGCCGCCAACCTGCTGTACGCCGGGTTCCTCTACAGGCAGCTGGAGCGCTACCCGCTCTCACCGCAGGTCACTCGCCTTCCTATCCGCATCCCCTGTTCGTCTACTTCTTCTTTCCTTAAATCGCCTCGTGCCGGGCCACTCGGTGGCGATATCGTTTGTAACCCTAGCTCCACACTGCTCGTGAAGTTCTCCACGAAGTACTCGGCAAAGTTGACTGAAGTAGGTACTGATCCTCGTTCAACTTCGCGAGCAGTGTGGAGCTAGGGTAAGAACGAGCTGTCGAGAGAAGCTTTACTTACTTGTCGACAGTGGGGAGCTAGTAGTACACCGGACGACTCGGATGCGAGTGAGGACGAAGGGGAGAAAGAGGCCACGCCGCTGCGCCCGCTCCAGTACGTGCCTCTACACtaacgcccccccccccccgcagcTGCTCGCAACGACTGGTACTAGTACTATAGTGGAGACCCTGCGTGCTGTATCAACGCATCACCCGAACACGCAAACCTGCATGATGCCAGCGAGACTGACTTGTTGTTGATGTTACCTACCGATTACCGAGATAACACTTTTTTACAGTTCATTCCTATAATACGTGTTTCTCTGTATGTGTTTCTGCCTaatagaaatattaaataatcgTTTTGTATGGAATTTGGtttgttttattgaataaagaacGTGAATTCTTAATGAAATCGTAGCCCCTTAACAAGTAGCGACATCGGGATCAAACTTGGGACTGAAACACCAGCTCCGCGTGCGCTGAGCGTCCGGCGACACGTCACGCCTTCCTCAGTTTGCTGAGCGGCCCGTCTGGCAGCTGCTCTCgcctcgccctctctccggcaACATGTAAAAGccatctgaggctaacagcagcAATCCATCCGAAAAAAAACTTCCTCAGCTGTTAAAAATAGCTCGGATGCAGCTCAGAGTTCGAACCGGTCAGATCGCACAGTTTGCACAGCGGGGTGTGGTCGTGGTGGTCGCCGATCAAGCTGAAGTCAAGGCACAATTTAAGGCATCAATGGAACCTTTTCCGGCCACCTCCGCAGTCGGCTGTGACAGTGACGGCCATCAGAAAACGTCGCTCACTTGTTTCGTAGCCAACCGATCGAAATAATGTCAAGCCTTTCAAAAtttcagttacaaaattaaattccaGTTATTAAAGTAACCACCCAAATCCAAAATTTTAGTGTCCCGTTTTCCTTTTGATACCTAGTTTTAAGTGAAATATCAAAATGTCTAAAAAACCCTTAGGTGAGTACAACCACATCCACGTCCCTCATGTAGCGGGATCCTCGCAGCTCTCGCCGCGGCAGCAGCGGGAGCTCGGGCTTGTTTAGTTCAGTCAGTGCTAGCCGGCGTAGAGCGAACTGAGCACAATCCCTAAATATTACAAGTTTTTCAACGTATTTATTATGGGAAAATAGACAACGCTAGAAGCGCCTACCTACGTATTTACAAGTAACAATAGAGCTTTCTATAATGAAACGATAATTTCTTAAAAGGATAATATTGCCTGGAGGAGTGTGAGCACTCCGTCTCGGGAGCCTTTGAAGCTTTTGAGAGTAGCATCACCATTCAATTCACTCGTCGTGCTCACGTTGTCGCTACGCCGGTTCCTGTCGGGATTACAACTGTTTAATCTTAAATATTCCTGGGGGCGTTCAGCTGCAACCATAAGATCCCGGCAAAGGCCGGCGATGTCGGAACTGAATAAATCTTTTATGAGAACCGAAAAAACCGACTTTCTGTGTACAATAAAAGCTGGGTTCGGACGGTCGTTTGACCCGTGAGAGGCACGTGGGTCGCAGTAGCGGTGTGCAACTGTCCGGTGTCCTCAGGGCCGGGGCCGGGCGCGTACCAGCTGCCGACGACGGTGGGGTTCCCGTCGCACGACCCGAGCCGCACGCGCGCGCCGCAGTACTCGTTCGGCAGCGTGGGCGGCTGGCGCGCGCGCGGGCTGGGCCCGGGGCCCGCTTACCGCATCGACCGCATCACGAGAGAGGGCGCCATGTCCTCGCCCGCCTGGAGCTTCGGGGCCAGGTACTACACTTATACACTACACTACGCTCACTCTCGACGAACATAAAAACCTAGTCTCCTGATACGAGTACCGTTTACATGCGTCGACATTATCAGTAGGCTGCGGAGTGCCAGGAAAAAACCACAGGACAACTATTAAAGCTGGTTTATATTAATTACATTAGGCCGGACCGACAGCTATCAGAAGCCCAGAATGAATAAGCAGTCGGATGAAAATTAGGGCGACCCGATAAAACTGTTGGCGATGACATATTTATCGGACGCGATTTTGGTCCTTCAGGTCTGGTCTGGTCAGGTTTTGGTCATTACTGCTTTGTACGGCATCGTTCGGGTTGTAGCGAGAAAAGCAAGGCCCGATAGTCAGCCAACTGTTGGTCCGACCTGATGTGAACTTAGGGAAGCTAGGAAAAGCAATCGTATTGGTGATTTTCTCCTCGCACACCGCTCGACTTGCACCTTTAAGCTCTAAGGCTAAGATAAATAGGTAGAAGAATGTCACTTCACTTGATTACCTAGGTATACTGTTACATCTCGGATATGTCAGGTTAGGTAGACCATTGCATGTCATGCTCTATGCAAGGTACCTGCCACTACAGAGTGGTGCGGAATATCAATTACTACAATGTTTCGAAGGATACTACGCGAGGACAGAGACAGAGATACCGCAGAACCGTTGAATAATGTTACATTAAAGTAGCCGGAAGAGAGATTCGCCTCTTCATTTACGTACCCATCCTTGCTACAGAGTCAGCACTCGGAGATGCCAATTAAAAACTATCGTAAGTATACGTTTACTGAAAATGCAACGGTTTGAGGATGTTCCTACGAGTGttatgctacatttacacgcttgccaAGGGCTGGTAAATGTCGACAAGCACAAGGTTTATAATCGGGGGTGTTGTGTTTGGTCTGGCTTGCATGAGATGACAATCATGCCAGAGCTTCCCGATCCCGGCTCGTGTCGATTTTTGAACGTGTAAATGGcattcaagcgtttctaaaatctTGAAGCTCCTGAAGTTTGCCAAGTCACGGCGAATAGGTACGTGTATAAACTTACCATATCGGCGCTCGGGCTCGGACGGCCCTGGTcttatactcatcatcatcatctcagtagtaggacgtccactgttggacataagcctcccctcGGAAGCGGGTCATCCGTCCTTATTCTTATACTAATACTACGAACCGTCCcggtcccgctgacgctaatattatccTCGATATCctcgagcgagagggacggtacgatacgtgCGTGCGTGGCGTGCGCAGGTTCCCGCAGCGAGCGACGCAGCGCACGCCGGGGCCGGGTGCGCACGCGCCGGAGCGCTGCCCGACGCCGACGACGCGCGCGCCGATATACTCGATGGGCGCGCGACTGGGCTTCGGGCTGAAGCGCGCGGGGCCGGCGCCCAACGCGTACGCGCTGCGGCTGGCGCCCGGCTCGCCCGCCTACACCATGGGCGCGCGCGTCGGGTTCAACCTCAAGCCGCGCTCGCCAGGACCCGCCGTCTACTTCCAGCGCGACGCAGACGTCTACAAGACCAGGTCGGTGTTCCGGTGTTCTCCCTCCCCCTTGCGAGTTGCCACTAGCAGCTACTCGATATACGCCTATGGACGCTTGCTGGTTGCTGTGCGATCGACAGTACTGTATAGTCGAATTTCCTATGCCTAAACCCGCGTGTAGAAAAAGTTATTTCGTGTCGAGTTCAACATTTAATGCCTATacattgtataatatagttattAGCTGTACTAcatgctgtgtgtgtgtgtgtgtgatatactgtagtgtgtgtgtgtgtgtgtacaggATGCCAGCGTACTCTCTGAGCGCGCGTCTGGAGGGCGCGGGCAAGGCGACGCGCACTCCGGGCCCCGCCAACTACCCGCCAGACCTCTACAACACCAAGAAGGTACGCCTCGCTGCCTTCTGTACCTTAGCATTAGCACTGTAAGCTTAGAGCCTATTGCACTGGCGATTTACAGACAAATTCATCGGTATAcaattttgtaagaaaagctGACATTGGCGGCTTCTCATTCGTTGATTTCGGGTGCAAACCCGCGTACATCTCGACAGGTGCCGATGCTTCGCGAGAAAGGCGGCGAGTCAAAAATTTAGAATTTATAGTTCTTCAGGAGAGTATTCGAGCAGCACCCGCCCGTAGTGTGTCAGCCGCATCGAAGCCCCTTTCCCATTCTTTCTTGGGCActctgggcacgtgcccagggccccgcgaaCGATGGCCCACTCGTAAGACCGCACTATCCAAAATTGATCAGCTTACAAGTGGCTACTTACGGCCGCATCTGTCTGTATACTGTGGTTGTGACGGGCGTTTGTGTTGCAGAATCCGTATTCGTTTTCGTTCGGCACGAAACACGCGGACTATGCGCCGCCGATGATCGTCAAGGAGGACACTATGGACTGCCTGTAGCGTGACGCCTGCGGCCAGCGGCCAGCGGCCAGGAGCCTGCAGCCCGCACGGTGCCGAGCGGCGGCCGGTGAGTTAACGCACGCCGCTAGCCTTTTGAAGCAGCGACGTCAAGCTGGCAAGAGCTGTCGTGCCTACAACGCCGTCGCGCTTACACATTATCAAGTAGGTCCTCGTATAGTTCATCAAAAGATGAGCAGTTGTGGAGTTCAagatgatctaaacactcttattatccttgcagtagagtcgtgtgttaGATCATTTCTTTTGAGCACTTCTCATCCACTCTCGGCTGCCAGTATGACCTGGACGCGATGGCAGGTTTGCCAAATAACACAGGCACGTGCTCTTAATTACAGAATGGATTGCGGCTGTCGGCGGATGTACGGGCGATGCGGGAGCGCTGGGgaacaaaaagaaagaaacacGAGGCCTCGGGAGACGGACCGTCTTCTCTGCGACCCAACAGAAACCATTACTTTTGGCCTTCAAGTTTCTTTTTCTCTAAAATTGCCTGTAAAAGttctataaaaattgaatgTAATAGAAAAAGAGGGAGCAAGGAGCAGTGTCAAAAAAATAGTTCAAGTCGAAAATGTTGTGATATATAGTCTGAGCGATGTGAAAGTTAAGAGTGAGTGTGAGTTGTGTGCGTTGCGGACAAGATAAAGTTCACCGCGGGTGGCGACTGGCGGTGAGCACGAGCACTGCGGCTCCCGCTCCGATGTGAAGTCATGTGCTTACCTTGTGAAACCGtcaataaaaaatgttatattcgaaatgttttttttttttcgatatttcTGTATTTCAGAGGAACTATTGGTGAAAATTTTAAGGAGTTTGGGAGGTGATCGAATAGCATTTTGATCTGGCAGGGATTGGtctttttaacagacttcaaaaaaaggaggaggttatcagtATGTTTGTGGCCTCataactccgtcatttatgaaccgatttgaaaaaaatgtttttcgttcatctaggaatgctttcaattaggtcccataagcaccaaatcaggatctgatgattggatcctaaggaaatcaggagacccacttgctcgtttgccatccagtcgtataaaaaaaaaaaaaaaaaatcgagggaactcttcaaatattgaaGGAACGcatatggtaatttcgatatatttaagagtaactcgtgcattcttgaaaatcatcattaatTGGTGAAGtttggaactgatgatgaataCTAAATTTGACCAAtagagcgactactcaataacaaagtacttcacgggttgaatttcaattactttaacgcagttgctaagcaatttaaactcaacgtaattcatatggtgaaatggaacagGTGATGTGATGAAGCACCcagactcctcaataatgaacgtctctgcatcggaaaaagcaatttttcgtaaaaggtgacaaacagttgacattaaactattgtaacttagatcttttacactaaaaagcgtgaaaaaaaattataacaaaaaaaaccatgaaaataattttctaccagtctgaggttggagcctcagcacgagccagcaggagtgattgaagcccaatatacttgtctagttgtaggtgaggtcgAAAGTCTTCAAGACTAGTCTTAACAACACTCTAGAGGTTGACGATTACCAttgctgctggctcgtgctgaggcaccgacttcagactggtagaaaattattttcatggttttttgtagttggttctatttttttgttataattttttataataatgctCTCTCTTCTTGATGTTTGAATAGGTTTGAATCATCAAAATGCTTAGCAGcgaaaatgttaattaaaatgACCAAGAACTCACACctcaactcaatgggactagtgggacagacggCACACCAGACGTCTATTTTGATGGCATGTCTTAACCAACCTCgacattaaaataatcatttcgACGCAAATCATGGAAATGTGCTATGTTATCCACCAACTCTTTCCAGACATTATTTTCCAAGTGTTCTTAACACAAGACTCCATTacaaggaatataaaagttatTTCACACAGCACTTTAGCTCTTCTCATATTTGCTGTCTGCACCAATGTAGTATTGACATCCAACATgcaagcagcagcagcagcagcagcagcagcagcagcagcagcagcagcagcagcagcagcagctttCTGTTGCTCTAGTTAGCGTAGAATTATTTATGCTATTTCTTAAATCGACATTACTAATAAACCCTCTTTAGATAGACTGACTGTTGATACACCACTTCGATTGCATTTTACAAGTCCCATTTGGTATTTTGCGTTTGTGTTATTTTGCGTAATTAATAAACTCGCAAAACACCACAAAACGTGAGGTTGGTTTTTTGCGTTTATAAGTAGTTGGTATTTAGCgtaatcatataaaaaaatccgcAAATAACCAAAAAACCTCGGGTTGCTATTTCGCGTTTGTGGTGTTAAAGGGGCAGACCATTATCATCAAAAAGTGATGGAGCTTActttttcctaaatttgaattggaaACAAATATACTAGATAACAAATTTATTAACACTTAACTATTTGAGCTACACACTCACTCTATTCATAAAGCAGAGTTCAGACTTTCAAGATAAATTGTGCAAgtcgcattacattgcggcactCAATTGACCACtaaaaactcgttggctttacggcctggcaatgaaatgaaacttgcacgatttttcttgaaagtctaaactcggcttaacagtCTTTGGTGGCCTCATTGTGTTGTGAACAAAGTTTGGCGCCGAAACGTAGATCAGCTCCGTACAGGCCCTTTGGGTTAGAATTTGCGCAGCGAGCGCAGCTTGttgttgcggcgcatgccggcGGCGCGCACGCGCAGCCAGTACTGCTTGCTGGCGGGGTCCAGCTCGGCCAGCGCCGGCGCGCCGCGCGTGCGCAGCTCCCACAGCCACGGGGGTACTCGCTGTCCGGCCCAACTGGAATCAAACAGTGCAACATTACGTTGTTAACCTCTCATATTTTATGGGTGAGCTATAAAAAGCCCTGCATTCTAGCCTTATTACTCTTTGAACATCAAGAACACCTAAAGCacagaatataataatagtacatatatacagaatggccacgctccgctccgctcaaaataaaaatgaaggttggggctgcatttccaccaaatatgtgcaaggatgtgttgtgTGTTTTTAACCAATAGAGCAATGGCACATCTCTGGTCGAAACGGAGCCTACAGGTTTCACATAGCATCTGGGAGTACCTTGACGTCATCCCCGGAGGTGTGTATGTTGGCGCCGCACACTAGCGTGACCAGCTTGTGCGGGTCGGTCTCAACGGGCAGCTCGCGCTTCTCCATGGCGCCCAGCTTGCCCAGCTTCTTCTTGCCCTTGCCCAGACCCATCACACCTGCCAACACACACGACTGTCACTAACTACTCCTTCTTCAAACAACGtgaaatggttgtctggaagagatcgcttttaagcgataaggaCCGCCTATTGCCTACCGTGAATGTGTTTATatgataagtattttttactgctttatggtgtgaataaagaatatttgtattgtattgtattgtattgtgaaatACCAGCACATTGCCGCGATAATCTACAAAAAAAAGGGTATCGGAATAAACCCTAGTCTGTACGGACGATTTATACCACGCGGTTGCAAGTTCATCGGAAAAGTCCACTGTGAAGTCTTCGACTGGATATcagcataataatatttagatagaACAGAGACTGAGGTAGAAACCCAACGGAGGAAGTTTCCTCCAGCAGCGGATGTTTTCTTGGCGGCGGCGCACAGCGGCACAGGAGGAGTGCAGCGCGCGCGAGCTAGTCGCCGGCGTCAACCGCGCACA
It encodes:
- the LOC141444607 gene encoding ciliary microtubule associated protein 1B-like — translated: MSKKPLGPGPGAYQLPTTVGFPSHDPSRTRAPQYSFGSVGGWRARGLGPGPAYRIDRITREGAMSSPAWSFGARFPQRATQRTPGPGAHAPERCPTPTTRAPIYSMGARLGFGLKRAGPAPNAYALRLAPGSPAYTMGARVGFNLKPRSPGPAVYFQRDADVYKTRMPAYSLSARLEGAGKATRTPGPANYPPDLYNTKKNPYSFSFGTKHADYAPPMIVKEDTMDCL
- the LOC141444479 gene encoding large ribosomal subunit protein mL54-like, coding for MSKGQNVQGVNMSKESKFPKSQYIQVSKCPMSVMGLGKGKKKLGKLGAMEKRELPVETDPHKLVTLVCGANIHTSGDDVKVLPDAIWAGQRVPPWLWELRTRGAPALAELDPASKQYWLRVRAAGMRRNNKLRSLRKF